In the Passer domesticus isolate bPasDom1 chromosome 4, bPasDom1.hap1, whole genome shotgun sequence genome, one interval contains:
- the RPIA gene encoding ribose-5-phosphate isomerase, whose protein sequence is MRLPGRLALLRSTPLAARPPGRVRAGRAAARRGFSRGRLGGTMAEEAKKRAAFAAVDKHVQNNQVLGIGSGSTIVHAVQRLAERVKEENLTIVCIPTSFQARQLILQNGLTLSDLDRNPELDVAIDGADEVDSDLNLIKGGGGCLTQEKIVAGFAKCFIVIADYRKKSDRLGEQWKKGIPIEVIPMAYVPVTRALTKKFGGVVELRMAVNKAGPVVTDNGNFILDWKFDKVHEWREVNSAIKMIPGVVETGLFIDMAEVVYFGMEDGSVSVREKQPC, encoded by the exons ATGCGGCTCCCCGGCCGGCTCGCCCTGCTCCGGAGCACGCCCCTGGCTGCCCGGCCGCCAGGGAGGGTCcgagcggggcgggcggcggcgcggcgcggcttCTCCCGCGGGCGGCTCGGCGGCACCATGGCAGAGGAGGCCAAGAAGCGGGCCGCCTTCGCCGCCGTGGACAAGCACGTCCAG AACAATCAAGTTCTTGGGATTGGAAGCGGATCTACGATTGTACACGCGGTGCAACGATTAG CTGAGCGAGTCAAGGAGGAGAACCTGACAATTGTCTGCATCCCTACATCATTTCAG GCTCGTCAGCTGATCCTGCAGAATGGCTTAACACTGAGTGACTTGGACCGAAATCCAGAG CTTGATGTTGCCATCGATGGAGCAGATGAGGTGGACTCTGACCTCAACCTTATCAAAGGTGGCGG TGGCTGCTTGACACAGGAGAAGATAGTTGCAGGATTTGCAAAGTGCTTCATTGTTATTGCTGATTACAG GAAAAAATCTGACAGACTTGGGGAGCAGTGGAAGAAGGGAATTCCTATTGAGGTCATCCCTATGGCTTATGTCCCTGTCACCAGAGCCCTGACCAAAAAGTTTGGCGGTGTCGTGGAGCTGCGGATGGCTGTTAACAAAGCA GGCCCTGTGGTGACAGACAATGGGAACTTCATCCTGGACTGGAAGTTTGACAAGGTTCATGAGTGGCGTGAAGTGAACTCTGCTATCAAAATGATACCAG GCGTGGTGGAGACGGGGCTGTTCATCGACATGGCCGAGGTGGTGTATTTTGGGATGGAGGACGGCTCCGTCAGCGTGCGGGAGAAGCAGCCCTGCTGA